The region GCACGTCGTAGCGGCGCGGATCGGTCAGGACCTGCGGATCGTTCGCGACGTGCGCCGGCACGGGGACGGCCACCTCCCGGAACCGGTCGCGGAGCTCGGGCGTGAGATCGACGAGGTCGTCGTCGTCGAACACGTCCCAGGCGGGCAGCGGGATGACACCGTCCACCACCGGGAGGTCGGCGTTGACCACCTCGCCGTCCGCCAGCGGCATCGCGTCGACGTAGACGGCGCGCACGACGGCGGCGGGCCGGGCGTCCACCGCTGCGTGCACGACGGCGGCCCCGCCCGAGTGGCCCACCAGGACCACCCCACCGTCACCGGCGGTGACCTCGTCGACGAGGGCGACGACGGCCGCCACCTGGTCGCGCAGGGTCACCTCGGCACGGCGGTCGTTCGCCGCCTCCGCGCCGGGCAGCGTCACGGGGTGGACACGGTGGCCCGCGGCCACCAGCGCGGGCGTCACCGCGTCCCACGACGACGCGTCGAGCCAGAACCCGGGGATGAGGATGACGTCCATCGCGCCAGGGTAGG is a window of Litorihabitans aurantiacus DNA encoding:
- a CDS encoding alpha/beta fold hydrolase, coding for MDVILIPGFWLDASSWDAVTPALVAAGHRVHPVTLPGAEAANDRRAEVTLRDQVAAVVALVDEVTAGDGGVVLVGHSGGAAVVHAAVDARPAAVVRAVYVDAMPLADGEVVNADLPVVDGVIPLPAWDVFDDDDLVDLTPELRDRFREVAVPVPAHVANDPQVLTDPRRYDVPVTVVACEFASADLQVMLDPAHPWHSYVREIPPMRDVTWVDLPTGHWPQLTRPVDLGRVLLEIVDGVTHPATPGA